The Cicer arietinum cultivar CDC Frontier isolate Library 1 chromosome 1, Cicar.CDCFrontier_v2.0, whole genome shotgun sequence genome contains the following window.
CATagctaaataatatttttagaatgcTTTGCAATAAAAACGTTGAGATGTAAACATACATTATTCAAaatatagaagaaaataaaataatatataaatatgtattcATTCAGATCATATTAAATAACATAAGTTGAATTAATAAATGAAGCGTAACGATATCAATaaaacattgttttttttttaaccaatttttattAATCGTACATCAAACCACTTTAAATTCAAGTAattgccttttttttttgttgataaagctcatttaaatatgaaagttagtatactaaaaacaaaaaattattgttttagaAGTGTGCATAAATAAATGAAAGCAGAACAGCCTTTTTAAAATGGATGTTGAGCATAAAATCAAAAGCAAATAAATTTGTAACccttatcaatatttttttttacaacgtACAATTTGTTGTTTCcttaaaatattttgcaaaCAATATTTATACATGGTTGGTCCTATCGAGGAGATCCGGAAATTTGCTGTCAAAAGCATGGCACTTAGATTGTTCAATTACATAATTGGagcatatatttttgaatggtAGTTGAAGTTCAATTAAAAGcgactaataattaaaactaatcCAGCAACTACAAAACCCAAACTGGGATATGTTTTCTACATGCTTATGTGAAGACCATGTGTATGTAAAAtgttaatattcttttttttttttttttgagaggATTAATATTCTATTCTATCATTTGGCACTTGGTCTCCATCAAAATCTTAGAATGTCAATGGTTGGAGATACTTAAATTAGAATTCTTCTAACTCAAACATTGTTATTagataatgaaaatataataaataatctaTCTACTTAGATAAATAGAATGAGGATTGTAGATTAAGCtctaaagatataaaaaatattgaaatttttaagaTATGTAATAATATTTACTGCAGTGACAACATTTAATTTctacaattattttttgaaaaaaatacttttCAAGTCACTGTtatgtaagatttttttttttttttttgtatatcaCATTTGGTATCTAGCTAAGGTTAAGTGGGTAGAAGATGTGTAGTTTAGGCCTCTATATGTCATGTCAATTCTAACTTCAAGTTACATTTCTAAAGTATTGTTAAGTTTGTGTCTTGTGAATAAATCATCGCATATTGTCTGTAATAAAAGTCACATCAAGTAAGTGttatttataaactattattgATCTGGATTCTCATAAATGTGAGATTACTTTGTTGTATAATAATGTCATATGAACAGCAAGAGAGTATTCAAAGCAAAACAATATGTatgtatatcttttatttattttgttggaTGTTTTCTAAAATTATGTATTGATGGAATGAATAAATATATCGGTgatctttaattaaaaataaatatgtgttttttgtaaaaaaaaaaaagtaagtttGTGTTtgacatatataatttattaaatttgaagCCCACCTAATGAATGGACCATTTTTCAAAGGTATTTGCACAGTAGAATTATCTTTCTATTTGGCAAAACAATATTTGGCTTTGTAATCTTGAAAGTTATATAGTATTCTcgcaaatataatataaaagaatgATAACTCATAggttgatgtatttaattttaatttaatattatatatattcattttttaattattatttttatttatatttcattctaaatTAGTGCTACTTTGTCCCTAAATATAGAACcatcttaatatttttatgtctctttttataagattttgtttatatttttaattgtattaattatttatttactaacttattcttaattatattaatattaatataattaagaataagttagtaaataaataattaatacaattaaaaatataaacaaaatcttataaaaagagacataaaaatattaagatggttctataataaatattagaatattagaatttgataataaatattagaataaatatatgaattaatattagaataaaaatatgaattaattttctctattcaaacataatataataaaacaatttgaatttttgataaatttaatattacaatcaattttcttaATTTCCGAATtctcataatttaattaataagattttatatataaaaacaaaggTAACGCATCTTAAggtgatatttatatttatggaCGTATGGGTGggtaaataaatagtttgtgaCAAAGGATTCATTTAGGAAAGTCCCTAACTTTTGTGTCTTCTAGGAAGAACCTCTTCTTCTATTGACAAGATTCTCCCTCCTTAATTTAAGGAATTTTTCTTGTCTCTGgtctattattattttctttgtaaGGAGCAATTGAGAGATAAAAAGGAGTTTTGTTGTTGCTACTAAAAAAAATGGAGGTCCTTTTTAGGCCTAGCCTAATGGAGACGAAAGGAGTTTGAGTAgtaaaaaagaagaacaaatgGAGGGACAAAATCTCTAGCTAGATTTTGATATGAGTGACTAATTGCTCGATTAGAGATGGCAAAGAGGACACTATAAGAAACtatttatgataaactattcaATAAGAATATTATCAAAGGTCATTACCATAACATAGGAAACACATGATATTCATTACCAATGCCTGGTTAAATACTTTCTATTTACTCTCAATGATTCGAAGATTTTCAGGTTGggattttgtttttcttaaaagAAGAAACATGCCATCTacttttgaaaaacaaaattaatcaaaagagtaaatgtttgaaagttttatttttttttaaaaaaaactataccgacttttctctctctcttaatagtaactttttttttttttttaatatcatgaATATCTAAACTATGTGTTCACTTCAAGTTGTTattgaatttcaattaaagtcgaataaattaaaagtactaaatttgaaatgtgtgaaataatatttattatattttattattgaactCTAAATTATCATTGTCATTTTCTCATTAAAATTGAAgagttaagaaaaaaaaaagtcaaaattttTTGTTGgatattaaatattaacattttccTACTGtgattacaataaaataaaagtattccTTCTATGTTGCTCATGCTACTTCGAATTTGAATTCAGTATATTTGATTCTTCTACAATCAACACATCAAAATCACTCGATCAAGATCATATGATATAAATGTATATAATTAGACTGCAGTCAGAGACGGCTGACCGCAATCAATCTATATCTATGCTTTTTTGACATCAAGAAGAAAATATGGCAGAAAACGTAATATAGTTAAAAATAGACTAAATTACACaagtggtcctttaacttaattttagttaaatgctttatatacttttttctttccgagttggtcatttattttaattttaagtgataatttgatattttatgttttaaaatgtcaacaatgttgttcttttttttacaaaaattcaaaaaaatcatcaaaattttcaaacaaaacccataaaattcattatcatcttcaataaaatgcaaatttaatcaaatttataacttaaatatttaaataaactcatattttcattttttatttgatgttgttggagatgaaaatatgagtttatttaaatatttgagttatggatttgatgaaatttgaattatattgaagatgattattaattttatggattttgtttgaaaaatttaatgatttttttttaatttttgtaaaaaaaaggataacattattgacattttaaaacataaaatatcaaattgtcacttaaaattaaaataaaggatcaaatcgaaagaaaaaaaagataaaaagattaaaacgttaactaaaattaagttaagaacaacatatgtaatttagccttataAAGAGAAGGCAATAACAAATTAAAGCTAAATATATAGAGaacaaagaaacaaataaatttatggaTGGGATGATACTCCAAGTAGAGAAAATGAGATGTATATGTGTTAGAGAGATGGTACAAATAGAGAAAATAAGATTTGTGGGGGTGAAAAAGCTAAGGGGTGTTTTGAACTTGTTACTATGCAAATGAGAAGTGATAAACTTAAATGGAGGAAGTGGTTATTGACTTACACTTAAATTTGATTACTATGTATATTTCAATCCTGGATATATGTTAAGAGAggaaaatatagaaaatataacaTGAAAATTGTATGGTTAGTAAAAATAATGGTTATATCAAGATTTACGATAAGACTCATAACAAATAAGTACCACTAACAAGTATAACTAATTTGTTTATTCAATATCTGTAACAAGCTAAAATGTGTTTGCTACATATTTCCAGCTtggaaaattaaaaagaaaacatttgaaaaatatcaattgaAACGTTGAAAATACGTCAACCGAACCATGTAAAATGTGCTTAATTATTCATTATATTTGTggattaaaatatcattaagaCCATGTGGAAATGTGCTTAATGATAAAGAATGAGGGTTGTGGTAGCAATTGTAGGGTGTAGGTAGTGATTATCCCGGTACGAATTTCCATTGTTAAAAATTGAGATTCAGCCCAACCTCGTTTCTGTACTGTTCTCTGCTACTTCTTCTTCAACCTACAATCTGAACTCGAAAAACCCTCTTGGTAACTAAACCACAAAAATGTCACGAAACTCCAtaacattcatcaaattcattcgCTCTCTCTCAACAGAAGCTCGCACCATCAAAGTCGAACGCATCGCAGATGAGCTTCTCAACCTCAACAGATTCGAAAGGCACGATTTCACCGTCCTATGGAGACTCAAAATGGGCCTAGACCGTTACGGTGCTCCAGTTGCCGGGCCTGGTCCATTGGGCCCATCACTATCAGGTCCAGCCGCTGCAGATGCTACCGCCGCTTCGGCTGAAAAAACGGCTTTTGATATAAAGCTTGAGAAGTACGATTCCGCTGCGAAGATCAAGATAATTAAGGAGGTTAGGTCTTTTACTGATTTGGGATTGAAGGAGGCTAAGGATTTGGTTGAGAAAGTTCCTTGTGTTTTGAAAAAGGGACTCACTAAGGAAGAGGCTAATCCTATTATTGATAAGCTTAAGGAATTGGGTGCCACTGTTGTACTTGAATGATTTCTTTTTTGTTAGTTGTAGAATCGTTTGTTCTTTGGgattattgtttttttgttaCTGTTTTGTTATTGCTAGAAAGTTTGATGTGAAAATGGCTAATTTTTATTTCATGGAATTGCGTCTGCTAGATGTTTGAAGAAATGTCCTATAGTTGCTGCCTTTTTTCTATGAAGCACAGAGctgtaataatttaagaaaataaattgaatggaATCATATCTGTGGATGTCTGACACCAACTCATGTCGAACACCCGAACATCTTTGTAATTCGATTTTAGACACTGTTGATATGAGAACAGATACTGATATATAGGTTTGTTAATAATTGATATGTATGAGTGATAAGCTGTTTGTTCTTCCTTTTGTGAAGTGTCAAAGGGAAATTTTAAAGCTTTTAGTTACTTTGGGTTGTTGAGATTGTAATGAGTGTGTTTAGGTGAGGGTTTATAAGCTTGATTTTGAATGATGTTGATTTTGTaaactttgttttgtttttggatAAGTAAGTTTCAAGAGAAGTGAAGTGGATTATGTTTGGATTTTTACCATTGAATGTAAAAGCGAGGTAGAATTGCTTTTTGCCAGAATCATGTTCGAACTCATTTTCATGCttgaaataaaaaagtttttcagATACCTCTTATAATGACAGAATCCCAGTTGGTTGTTGCAAATGGGATTGTGGCACCAAAGGCACTAAAATTGAGTTAAAATAGTATGGGAGCTTCTTGATGAGGTAGAAATTTGAAAAGCTGTTTGGACTTTAGATCGTCGATAATGAAAAGCTTTTTTACCAATTTGTCTTGCTGTTGCTTTCATTTAGAATagtttcaattttatcaaagaaCACTTGTTTTCTGAATTCTATTCTAATGGGAAAATTGGTGTCGATATGAACTACAATTTATCACATTTTGTATCTTAGAAAGATAGGTATTTAAAGTGAATGGTATGGACCTATTAGTTTAGTTTCGTATTTGAACAACTTATTATCAAGGTCCTTTGTCAGATTATATTAGCAGTGTCTCATACCAACCCTGAGAATTGAAATATTTAGTGCAACTGGGaggtaataaatttttttatgcctCTCTTAGAAGAATCAGGTAGTTGATTATGTTATAAGATGAGACATGGTTATGATAAAATCGTACTTGGTTGTTCAGATAAGTTTCTAGAAAGAGTGGTTCTATTTCTAGTTACCTTTCTGCTGCTATTGTTTCTGTACTGTCAATTGTCATTTTGAGGTCATTGGAGAGTTAGGCAAGGGGATATTCTGAGTTGCATGTTTTCATGCACTGTTGGCATGGTCTTCAACAAGAATATAAAAGTTAACTAAGAGGAATTTATGATTTATAATCTCTCATATTTAGATTCATAACAAACCATGTGGGaagaagaaatatatttttttcttctcattccTGAGATTCTCTCTAGTTAAAAGGTTATTTTGGACAAGAGTGATTTGATTTTGGATAATCTTAGTCCTTTTTTCTTCTGCCGTGCCTGGTTTAAAATCCTGCAGTGTGTGTTGCTTTAAGTAATGACTCCCGGCCTGTGTGTTATAAGCATTGGATGATGAGAACAGTGATTTAAAGTATTTGGGTGGTTATAAAGCATTTTGTATTGTAGCGATTACTTCCGAATAACTCAATCTCTGGCTTCTAAGCATATACATCTCTGTAGCTCCTTGCTCTCTATATCAAACTTCAGGCCGTTTTAATCACATGTAATTTCTCTATCCTCTTCTTTTTCTGGTTTTGTTTTCACTTAATTAGTTTTCCTAGTTCCTGCTAAATCTTTGTTTGAAATTCTGTTTAATTACATCTTTAGTTTCTTCTGTCATTTTTTActttcatgaatctttcacTATTTAGAATTAGAACCACCTCCTAACCATATATATTCTGAAATTTTTTAGTTGACCAGATCCATATTAGGGTGCTGCGTTTGCATGCTAATAGGATTGGGTTCATACAGATGGCAGAATACTTGAGTTTGTAGCCTTATTTGATATGCTTTTGCCAAAAATAGCCTCTTtttattctgtttttttttatgctcaatctttttttttctgttaAATTATTGAATGTGAATATATCTTCATCTTGGTAGTTGATGGTTGCCAAAATCGATGTAAGTAGCatgaaagaaaatttattataatgagTGAGTGATGACAGTGTTATCATACCATGAGAAAGagacatacatatatatactaAAGCAATTTTGATGAAATACCAAGTGCATGAATTAACTGTGCTATAGGTAGATATAAGCTACATTATTGTGGTTACAGAATTAAGCAAGTTTATTGGCTGAAATAACACTatattagtttttgttttttgttgaaaatcatTCTTTATTTTCTCAACTTTAAAGAGATAGGAAACTGATTCTAGTGAAGTTCTGCTAAACTCAACATGAATAAGTTGAACTTATTCATCTCCTAACAATTCAAGGAGAAAAGTCTTGTAATTTCCCCATGTCTTCCTAGCCACAGTATCATGAATGGTGGCATTGTTTCTCTTTACAAAAAGGTCTTTGATTTCCTTTAAATCCTTCTCTGCACGAGTGATGATAACACGACTCAAAGCATCTTCTTCATTTACCAAATCATTCAAGGCGTGGCATAACACCTAGATCAAGTTATTACATACATGTTTAATTAAAGCTATAGAACAAAGAAATTATGAATGGATACTACAACGACTTAATGACTTTGGTTACCTTAGCCAAATATCTTTGAGTGTTGTTGATGCAACGAATAGTAGTACGCAATGCTCCATTGTACTCATCAATTGGACTACCTGATAATCCCTATAGTAGGCAACAGCAAATCTCATTCCATACCCTTTATTAAGTTTAATAAATCAATGAGTTTGTTACGCACATAATGGGAGTTCTCCTTTTTCAATCAGGTTTTTGTGTGTGCACAATTCGAATCTATGACCACTTGTTTAAGATGATCGAATCTTTACCACAATACCAACCTCATTTGGTACCTtgatttaagtttttattaattgttgtCACAACTATATCTTGGAAGTACAAAAAACCTTTGATTTATATGCGATTTTGTTATCTCTATATAATTTCCAAAAGGCCATGATATCcttgatttatatttaaagaatttaagTTGTAATATCATTTCTTTGATAATTGTTTTGCAGGACTAGAAACTCATCTTACCTTGGTAATTGTTGTGCCATATAAGTCTTTAAAGATGTTGAAAGTTGCACAAAGCTGCTTCTTACTTCTTGTGCTTAAAATTCTAATCATTTCATCATCATTAAAAGCTTTCTTTTCAACCAATTGATGAAGTATGTTTGCTTCAGAATGAGCCACATTCTCATCAAACTCATCTCCACCATACCTGTAAGTGCTTATAACTGCAACCAACAACTGTATGAAAAATAGTAAGTTTTGCTATTTTAATTGCAATTGAAGTGTACAAAAAATCACACAAAACTAGTGTTTGAGGTGAGAGTTGTCTAGAGCTATTGAGCTTGGTGCCTAGATTGtccaacaaataatttaaaataaattgatattatcttatattttaaagtgaaaattgtctaactaataaaattttatttaggtAATTTCTAGTAAATGTGATACCTAGGTTTCTCTCCGACCCATCTTTTTTAGACCCAAATTCTCTACAGGCAGAAGAACCACACAGTCATACAATCAAGAGATCTCAATTGTCGAATGAAAATCGAATAGCTTATATTTTGATTGTACCAAATAGGTTTAAAAGTAAAACTTAGTTTAAGTTCAATTTTTATTCAACGGCCAAGACATACTAGCAATAGGGTTATTGCATGTAAATGACATACTAGCaatgcaaaaaaaattcttgtgaCATTCCTCTTCTATATTCAAATCAACAAGAAAACAATTCACTCTCCCAAAtgcttaattaattttaaaacattgtCCTCATTATAAAAATCTAATTACATAAAGCTTAAAATAACACATACTTTGCGAATGTCACCACTAGTTTGGGAAGCAACATCTTCTTCAAGGCAATGCTTATATAGAGAGTGATAAGAACGCTTTACACCCAGAAGCTCTTCAGAATTTCTTGTGCAAACAATCTCAATAATTACTTTGTAATCTGGTGTTGCCTTCTTTAATGCCTCATTAATAAGTGTTGCGTCTCTTTCAGCTGGATCCATTGTCCAATGGCATACGGCTCTCTagttttaatgatattttaaaatcatatttacaaTTAGAATGTTATTCATTCAAAACATATagccaaaatattttattttaagtgtttgaaacctatttcaatcaattagaacattaatttataaaaatgttaGTGTTAtgaattgtaatatttttacCTCAAAGTTTCCTGAAAGTTCAGATTTTAATTGTTCGATAAGATCCTGATGATAAATTTCTTTATAAGCCAACCTCACAAGTTTCCTTTGAGCTTCATTTCTGTGTGCTAGTATAGATACAAGCATTGTCTCATCTGTCCCGAATCCTATACACAATAAAAACCATGAATTTATTATGTTAAAGCTATTATATGGtttataaaaagttataaagGGGATTTACCTAAAATTTGTAAGAACTAAAATGcgttaaataattgttttaaagtGATATATGCagttaacaattttttttttgcagaaaCATAACCTTTGCATGCTCTCATGATAGCTTCAGCATCTTCAATTGGAGATGAATCTTTTGCAGCAAGTAGAGAAGCCATTTGGTTTTGTTTCTTTGCTGTAGTGCCAATATTTGGATTTTGgataaaagagttgtttttcattttcaattttatagaagagaaaatataaaataactgtGTTTCAGTAATTAAATTAAGGTACTTAACATTTCTAATAACTGAATacgttatttaaaaattaataaataaatataactgaAATATTGTACTGTAAAAGTAGTTTTCTAACCGAAAAAGTAATCAATAACAGCCTATGGAAGCAATAATAAATCGAAAGTaacataaatgtattttttttaaggaaaaagtAACATAAAAGCAGATGTCACTTAATCTATATTTAGATCTAAAgcaaattaaaatcataatgtggagattttgttttattaacaAGTTTTACTTTAAGTTTCttttaacattttataatatttttaccatttctttttcaattgataataaaatttgttCGTTTAACTTTTTTTCTAGATGGTACATGGATATTTATAGAAGACGTAATAGTAAACCAATAAAAAGAGCGGGAAAAAATCGGCATAAAAGTATTTTCT
Protein-coding sequences here:
- the LOC101512667 gene encoding uncharacterized protein, with the protein product MSRNSITFIKFIRSLSTEARTIKVERIADELLNLNRFERHDFTVLWRLKMGLDRYGAPVAGPGPLGPSLSGPAAADATAASAEKTAFDIKLEKYDSAAKIKIIKEVRSFTDLGLKEAKDLVEKVPCVLKKGLTKEEANPIIDKLKELGATVVLE
- the LOC101512980 gene encoding annexin D8-like produces the protein MASLLAAKDSSPIEDAEAIMRACKGFGTDETMLVSILAHRNEAQRKLVRLAYKEIYHQDLIEQLKSELSGNFERAVCHWTMDPAERDATLINEALKKATPDYKVIIEIVCTRNSEELLGVKRSYHSLYKHCLEEDVASQTSGDIRKLLVAVISTYRYGGDEFDENVAHSEANILHQLVEKKAFNDDEMIRILSTRSKKQLCATFNIFKDLYGTTITKGLSGSPIDEYNGALRTTIRCINNTQRYLAKVLCHALNDLVNEEDALSRVIITRAEKDLKEIKDLFVKRNNATIHDTVARKTWGNYKTFLLELLGDE